The following are encoded together in the Streptomyces sp. NBC_00341 genome:
- the rpmG gene encoding 50S ribosomal protein L33, whose translation MARSEARPVVTLRSTAGTGQRYVTRKSRRNNPDRLVLRKYDPAAGQHVLFREER comes from the coding sequence ATGGCCCGAAGTGAAGCCCGTCCCGTCGTCACGCTCCGTTCGACCGCAGGCACGGGGCAGCGCTATGTGACGCGCAAGAGCCGCCGCAACAACCCCGACCGGCTGGTGCTGCGCAAGTACGACCCGGCCGCCGGGCAGCACGTCCTCTTCCGTGAGGAGCGCTGA